Within Populus trichocarpa isolate Nisqually-1 chromosome 6, P.trichocarpa_v4.1, whole genome shotgun sequence, the genomic segment AGCAGTTTCCCCATTAGCTAATCAAAGGCATTTTCCAGCTTAAAACACACTACACTTGATATGTTTTCTACCACTCACCACACGTGAAGCAAAATTATGCCTTCTACCACTCAAAATTATGTCTTCTACCACTCACCACAAATGAAGCAAAACTATATCTTTTACCACTCATTTGCTTCATTAACAAAGATGGCCAGTAGGATCAAAgcacatatataattttactgTGTCCATTAAAGTAATAGTAAATCTctcaagaaagaaagcaagttttcaaaatttgaaaagttagtTTTCCTTCAGGGTAAGTTACAAGAAACGTCAATAGAATACATCAAAATAAGATCAAATTTCTCAATGCACTGCTTTCCACACCAAGCCACACACTGTCATGCTTGATAACTCTAACAAtgaatcaacataaaaaaaagcatcaataaAAAGTAACAATAATCCTTACCTTTAAATCCTAGAATGGTAGATCCAGCAACGAAACCACCAACAGCTCCATTAATAAAATCTCTCTTCATCCTATAATGCTGCACAAGCTGCTCAACACCAATGTAAACACCACCAATAGCAGCAAAAGTCACGCCATGGTTACCCATCATCTTGATTGTTCTTATCAATCCGGGAAGCGCAACACTTTTCTCAACACGAGGCACATCATGCCAAGTTGCAACAATAGTCCCCCATATAGTTCCGGAGACCAAACCCATAGTCGCACCCTTGATAGTTTTCATCATTGGAGTATCATCATCCTCCAAATACCTCATTTCTGATGGATCCATCACTAATATATTCTAACTGCGTCCCACCCCAAAATCACAAACAGAACCAAAAGTTAGCATTTTCCACCACATTTAACGGAACCAAGAAAATCccacattataaaaaaaaaattgatctttcaAGAGAAATTGATGACCCAGTTGAAATCACTTATTAGttagaagaaaatgagaagCAGATGATATAGAGACTGCTTGATAAGTGAAATCAGGCAAGGCAATATCAGATTTGAGAAACTAAAGTAAACCCTAGAGAAATTAATAATTGATGGACAAAAGTGAATTGGAGAACTAATTGATTTGCTAATTAGATctcaaaaaattgaaacttaCCTTTCTGATTGCTGTTCTGTTCGAAGAAgcaaaagagagggagagggagaactGCACTGAGTAGAAGAACGGTGATTTTGTTGGAGTCGGAATTTACTCATCATCTACTTCTTGTGTCCCTACGTCAGCTAACTTAGTCCGTATTTACCAGATTACCCTCCATCTTGTCAAATATTTGCTTTTAACGGttcattttatttgaagattatttatttatttatgtaattgttTGTTTAATAGATATCTTATATTGtagcataaaatttaaaactaaacagatGAGCatcttaaatgttaaaaaatactatattttttaaaatgtatgatAAACTTATATATAACAGAAAAGGTTAAACAATAACGAGAATTGTTCCTTGTCATTATGTTATTTGATGTGATAAAACATTTGTTCTTACAATTGATAATAGTTAATATTAGTTTAAAGGCGCACTATGCTATCAgttggatgaaaaaaaaaattaaacgtaataaaaactatataaatcataaaaattatatgatattgttattaaatacaattcattaagtcAGTTTTGAAATCCCTGGCCTGTTTCTTTACCtgactcaagtttaaaattaaatcatgtgagatTTGTCCCAATATAACTCAATCAGTTTAGTGCAAAAGTAATCTAGTTGACAGATAAAAAtagtttgaggatgaaattgagaggaaaaaaataataaaattgacagaaaaaaaattctcgACCTAACTCTTTGTCTAGCTCGAGCTTAAAATTCAATTACGTGAAAACTATTCTGATATGACCCAGTCAATTTGATTGGTTCAGAGATAACCCTCCTGGTTGGTAAAATAGGTCTAAGGactaaattcaaaaacaaaaaagatagaatgaaattgatagaaaaaacctttgagtttgaaattaaattatatgagaaCTGTCTTgataaaaacaagttaatttagttaatctaaaaacaactcgaataattattaaaaaatatttgagaatgaatttgtgaaaaaaattgaaattaaaagaaataaagagaaataaaaaaaaagttgtattaaaaaatacaaaaaaaaaaaacttcttatgTATAACCTTTATTTcaaactcaattcttttatatgcGTAAAGTAATTagttattattgtaaaaataaatattttagctttgtatttaattttatccaatAAAAATGTAAATTGTATGAATATGTGTAGGATGATCTTCCTATGTTGAtagtagaaaaaatagaaaaaataatgaattttttaccctttttttaagttaaaacaCGAAAGATGGAATTTGAATAGTAGACTATATGTGTGGGCCATTCTTGCAAACtctaatttgacaaaaataatttaattcatctttatttttttatttcaaaaataattttttaatttaaaattaatatttttttatgttttcagatcttttaatatcaaaaataattttttaaaaataaaaaaatatcatttaaaaatatttaaaaataaaaaatacttaaaaaaaaaaccattaccaTACTTCTAAAAATTCACCTTTCccttctaactttttttttctatcaaagtataattttttttttttgactttttgGCAATTTAAATTGACGGGGACGAAGCCTGTGATTTATCGAGTTTAGAGGAGTGTTCTAGTCATTTCACTCGGAGCAGTCATCGTTTGCTCCATCAAATTCTTGACCCGACCCGGAACCACATAACGTActaaaaaggcaaaaacaaaaaacaggaAGACTGGCGTTAGTAACAGCACGCACGCAAACTGCATTCACCCAGGAATCAAAAACCCAACTCTGCACCCAAAACACTGAAACaaagaattgaatttgatttcaaTTCCACAAATTCTCGAGAAAACAATTCAATTCCGAAATAAAAATGCAGAATCCCGATGACATCCGAAATCTTCCAATCGACATCTCATTTTCTCGTCTCGGAGGTAAAATTTCAACTCCTTTACTTGATTTCGTATTCTCATTCTCTGTCGTTTTTCATTAATTTCGTCGTCGTTTTTGTACTCAAGAATGGCTTGTTGATCGAAAACGAATCCCCGCCGATTGGAGAAAACGAATTGCATCAATAAGAGCTCGGATTTCAAAAGAATTCACTTCACTCCCCAAAGAAATCGATCCCTATTTCCAAACCCTAGACCCTGAAGGTTAGGTTCGTTTCGTTAATCTGTATTGTCCAGATTTATTGAGTTCATAATTACTAAATTGACACCACTATCACTATTTACAGGGATAGGGTACTTAGAggctaaaaatatttatgaaattctTATGAAATCGAATCCAGAAAGCCGTAACATTTTTGGCCGGCTATCAGGTGCTGCTGTAAGTTAGTTATCTTTCTCTGTCTCTCTCggtgtgcattttttttttttaatatttctgttGATGAAATGCTGCTATCTTTTTGTAGGGGGCCTGGGAGGCAATTGTGCGTTCTTTCGAGAAAGATTATGTTTACCTTGGTGAAGCTGCGCAAATAATCATCCAAAATGTGAATTATGAAATGTAAGTTTGCCATCTTCCTGTTTGGTTGGCTCCATAGTTTTGTTGAAGAATGTtctgaattttctttttgttaatgtggtttttatttttgtgaatgCAAAGTCCGTATCAGAAAAAGCAGGTGCAAAAGATCCAGCAAATACTGGCGGAGCTAGAGCGCAAGGAAACTGATATAAAAAGAAGTGCAGCTCTTTCTGCGACTAAATATGTTGAGGCTTGTCAAGAGCTTGGATTGCAAGTGAGATATTGGCCTTGTTCAATGATGGTTGCGAAATTGTATAGACATGGATATATGTGATTAATGAATTAAGTGGTGTATTTCTCACTGTAGGGAAACAATGTGAGGGTTGAGCTTTTAGAGACTGCAAAATCACTTCCAAGCACATTTAGCAAAATTCTGGAAGTTATAAACAGCGATACCATGTCACAGGCAATAGAGTACTATTCCAACTTCGTCAAAGATGTTCATACGGAAAAGGATGTAAAGATGAtggccttttgtttttctttcgaATGATTATTGCAACATTCTTTTCTTTGcatgaattatgtttttattatgaaGATTGGATttattgttgattaatttcataaaattgcAGAAACCTTTGAGATCTGTGTTGTTGAACTTGAAAGATATTCGCGGGAATCCTCCTTCTCTGGATGTTTGTGCTGACCCTGTGATCCTTGATTCTTCAAATATTCAATTGGATTTGGATGAATCAAACCATGAGAGAGGGGACATGGATGTTGCTGTTAATAATATTGACTGGGATATTTCTGTTGATGGTGCTGATATTGACTGGGATATTGGCACTGTAGAAGAAACAGATGATGGTGGTAATGGTTTAGGTCCTTATGAAATCGTAAATGCCAGTGACATCTCGCAGAACTCTTCACAAAATGAAGCTGTAGAATCTGGTGAGACTccattaaaaaaagaggaagaaaatgtTCATACTGAGATTTCTGTATCAGAAATTTGTTGGGATATTAGTGTTGAAACACCTCAAGTTGATGCAATCAATGACACTAATTTGGTAAACATGGGTTTGGAAAATCAGACATATGTTCTAGATACTATAACTCACACCCCGGGAATGAAGGAAGGCAGGAGCCAGCTTTTGGATACAGAATATCGGAATAAAATTCTTGACGATTTATACGAGGTATAGGCTAATTTTTCATATTGTAAGGCCAGTTTGGATAATGCTACTGAAGTAATTTCTTTTGTATTGGTAAATATTTTGTATCTTCCTCTTTGAGAACTAAGATGGGTGATCCAGCATTAACAAAGCCCTGAGGAACTCACTGGTTTCtacttatattttaaattagattacaatttttagattaattgttGATATTTGCTATTAATGATTCATTTTAGATAAAAGCATTTTTGAGCCAAAGATTGGCAGAGTTGAGTAATGAAGAGACCATGTCTTTGCAACATCAAGTCCAGTCGGTTGCTCCCTTGGTGCTGCAGCAGTATACTCCTGATGCTATTGATACAATGTCATCTAATGTTTCTTTGGCCATTTCTTTACTGACAAATGGGAAAACAAGAGACTTGATTATGCTTCTTAACTCTAAAAGGTACTAATAGATAATGTTAGTCGGTTTTATCATTTACAGCTTGGCAAGtgttattttgtcattttactCATTTAAACAAAGTTTGCAAAAGAATTTGTGTATGATAGTTTTGCAAAAGTAGAAGAGTGCATGTACGAGATAAGCTGAGTGGAATTTCCTATTgtgttgaaacttgaaaaagaTACTGTGGGTCAGCATGTGATGAACACTATATAATTCTTCCTATTGCATGTGGTGAAAGGCTTGAAAATACCAAGTAATGAATGTCACTGTTTGAGAATTGCAAAACTCTTTAATCAACTGCCCAACCAGTGAAATTGTTTGTCTTGTTATTAGGCTGTAGGAATCTGTTAatgcattttataattttgaaaattcgAAAGTGGACCTACACTGCAAACAATCATTTGGTGTATAGTAGCCATGAAAGCAGATATTTTAatatgggaatttttttttaagtattctGGGAAAGGAGGTGGGGAGGTCTGTAGGTCCTTTTCTGAAGATGGCTGTTCTGGTCTTCATATATATggtaaattcattttttttccgcTTGTGTTGATTTTCTTCTGCTAAATGTATGGCTGTGGCTGTACCTTTTAAGGTATAGGTGTTGTATTAAAAGTAGGCATGCTTTTAACCAATGTCTGTTTAGTCTACTGGTACTGTTCCAGAGGAGAGGGAGTGATGTCTTGAGGTCAAGCTCTGCTCTTTTCATccaaagaataatataaaaaaaataggcacATTTTTCTTTATGATAAGTTGTAATACTTAATTCTAATGTGTTATCCTGAATTCCAGATATCTGGACAGACTAGTGAGTACATTGGAAGCAAAGAAGCATCATGAGTTGAAATTAAAAGAGGGGTTAAAAGATGTGGCTGCTAAACGCATGGAACTTCACAATTCTATATCTTCATCATGGCCAAAGCAGGTAGCTTTTCTTGGATAATAAAGTTGATTCTGCTTccaggaaaaaaagagagtatttATTGTCAT encodes:
- the LOC18099875 gene encoding outer envelope pore protein 16-3, chloroplastic/mitochondrial, which codes for MDPSEMRYLEDDDTPMMKTIKGATMGLVSGTIWGTIVATWHDVPRVEKSVALPGLIRTIKMMGNHGVTFAAIGGVYIGVEQLVQHYRMKRDFINGAVGGFVAGSTILGFKGRNIKNAIAAGAALAVTSAIIDAGGQTTRMDTGKEYYPYTTKKRSAVEG
- the LOC18099876 gene encoding CDK5RAP3-like protein; the protein is MQNPDDIRNLPIDISFSRLGEWLVDRKRIPADWRKRIASIRARISKEFTSLPKEIDPYFQTLDPEGIGYLEAKNIYEILMKSNPESRNIFGRLSGAAGAWEAIVRSFEKDYVYLGEAAQIIIQNVNYEIPYQKKQVQKIQQILAELERKETDIKRSAALSATKYVEACQELGLQGNNVRVELLETAKSLPSTFSKILEVINSDTMSQAIEYYSNFVKDVHTEKDKPLRSVLLNLKDIRGNPPSLDVCADPVILDSSNIQLDLDESNHERGDMDVAVNNIDWDISVDGADIDWDIGTVEETDDGGNGLGPYEIVNASDISQNSSQNEAVESGETPLKKEEENVHTEISVSEICWDISVETPQVDAINDTNLVNMGLENQTYVLDTITHTPGMKEGRSQLLDTEYRNKILDDLYEIKAFLSQRLAELSNEETMSLQHQVQSVAPLVLQQYTPDAIDTMSSNVSLAISLLTNGKTRDLIMLLNSKRYLDRLVSTLEAKKHHELKLKEGLKDVAAKRMELHNSISSSWPKQEAALAKTRELKKLCERTLSSMFDGRPVNIIGEINALLSSGIGA